The segment GGCCGACCCGCCGAAGCACGAGCTCACCCCCGGACACTCCGTGGGCGCGGTCCAGGACCTCCGGTTGTTCGATCACAATCGGCAGGCGTAGATATCCGTGACGAGGATCGCCCTGGCTCCAATCTCCCACAGCTCGTCCATGATGCGTTGGGCGTCGCCGCGCGGAACCATCGCCCGAACCGCGACCCACCCCTCCCGGTGCAGCGGAGAGACCGTCGGGCCCTCCATTCCGGGGGTGAAGGAGATCGCGTCGTCGAGGAACTCGGCGCGCACGTCGTAGTCCACCATGACGTAGTCACGGGCCACGAGGACGCCCCGGAGGCGTCGGAGGAGCTGCGCCGCCTGACGGTTGTCGTCGTCGGCTCCCTGGCGTCGGATGACGATGGCCTCCGACCGCAGGATCGGGTCGCCGAACGTCTCCAGCCCCGCGTTGCGCAGCGTGGTGCCGGTCGAGACGACGTCCGCGATGACATCGGCGACACCGAGTTGGATGGAGCTCTCCACCGCTCCGTCGAGCTTGATGACCCGCGCGTCGATGCCCTGCTCGCTGAGGTAGGCACGGAGCAGTCCGTCGTAGGAGGTCGCGATGCGCAGCCCGTTCAGGTCCTTGGTGTCCATCCGCCCGCCGTCCGGGGCGGCGAAGCGGAACGTGGAGTCACCGAACCCGAGGGCCATGACCTCCTCCACCGGTGCCCCCGAGTCCAGGAGCATGTCCCGGCCGGTGATCCCGACCTCGATGATGCCCTCGCCGACGTAGACGGCGATGTCGCGGGGGCGCAGGAAGAAGAACTCGGCGTCGTTCTCCGGGTCGACCAGCACGAGGTCGCGGGGATCCTTGCGCTGGCGGTATCCCGCCTCGGTGAACATGGCGATGGCGGGCTCGGCGAGTTGGCCCTTGTTGGGCACAGCGATACGCAGCGTCTCAGGCATGGTGTTCTCACGGCTCCGGAACTATTGGGCGATCGTCGACATCCGTGGACGGCCGGCCCCACACGCGGTGGGGCCGGCCTACAGATGCGCGTAGACGTCGTCCAGGGTCAAGTCCCGAGCCAACATCAGGACCTGGAGATGGTAGAGCAGTTGGGAAATCTCCTCGGCGGCACGGTCGGCGGACTCGTGCTCCGCCGCCATCCACACCTCGGCCGCCTCCTCGACCACCTTCTTACCGATCGCGTGTACCCCGGCGTCCAGGGCCGCGACAGTGCCAGACCCGGCGGGGCGGGTCTCCGCCTTCTCCGCGAGCTGGGCGAACAGTTCTTCGAAGGTCTTCATGCTCCACAGTCCTTGGTGACGTGCCAGCTCAAGCATAGAGGACACGTGTCACCGTAGGCGCCGCATCGCCGCCAAAACCCCACGACGCACGACCGCGCCCGGGACCACG is part of the Spiractinospora alimapuensis genome and harbors:
- a CDS encoding phosphoribosyl-ATP diphosphatase, with the protein product MKTFEELFAQLAEKAETRPAGSGTVAALDAGVHAIGKKVVEEAAEVWMAAEHESADRAAEEISQLLYHLQVLMLARDLTLDDVYAHL
- the hisG gene encoding ATP phosphoribosyltransferase, encoding MPETLRIAVPNKGQLAEPAIAMFTEAGYRQRKDPRDLVLVDPENDAEFFFLRPRDIAVYVGEGIIEVGITGRDMLLDSGAPVEEVMALGFGDSTFRFAAPDGGRMDTKDLNGLRIATSYDGLLRAYLSEQGIDARVIKLDGAVESSIQLGVADVIADVVSTGTTLRNAGLETFGDPILRSEAIVIRRQGADDDNRQAAQLLRRLRGVLVARDYVMVDYDVRAEFLDDAISFTPGMEGPTVSPLHREGWVAVRAMVPRGDAQRIMDELWEIGARAILVTDIYACRL